From a single Nostoc sp. MS1 genomic region:
- a CDS encoding PAP/fibrillin family protein — protein sequence MLKKSALLDAIAGTNRGLLANEQQKQSILAAIATLEDHNPTPRPVEAANLLEGDWRLLYTTSKALLNLDRVPLAKLGQIYQCIRVETTSVYNIAEIYGLPYLEGLVSVAAKFEPVDGRRVQVKFQRSIVGLQRLIGYNSPEDFIQQIEAGKKFTAIDVPINSDTQKGWLDITYIDHDLRIGRGNEGSVFVLSKT from the coding sequence ATGTTGAAAAAATCAGCTTTATTAGATGCGATCGCGGGTACAAATCGCGGTTTGTTAGCCAATGAACAACAGAAACAGTCTATCTTAGCAGCGATCGCTACATTAGAAGACCACAACCCTACACCTCGTCCTGTAGAAGCCGCCAATTTACTCGAAGGTGATTGGCGATTACTTTATACCACAAGTAAAGCTCTTTTGAACTTAGATCGTGTGCCTTTAGCTAAACTGGGACAAATTTACCAGTGTATTCGAGTAGAAACTACCAGCGTGTACAACATAGCAGAGATTTACGGCTTACCTTATCTCGAAGGATTAGTTAGCGTGGCTGCTAAATTTGAACCAGTTGATGGGCGACGAGTCCAAGTAAAATTTCAACGTTCTATTGTAGGCTTACAACGATTAATTGGGTACAATTCCCCGGAAGATTTTATCCAACAAATTGAAGCTGGTAAAAAATTCACAGCCATTGATGTACCTATAAACAGTGATACCCAAAAGGGATGGTTAGATATCACGTATATAGATCACGATTTACGGATTGGCAGGGGTAACGAGGGTAGCGTGTTTGTTTTAAGTAAAACATAA
- a CDS encoding DUF3134 domain-containing protein — protein MLNSPLREEPRNQRAAVIPLKQESSLLDWLQANGRLIARDVHEPDFSEEEEEISEFLGGEDGIDYLDDDDDEITIDED, from the coding sequence ATGTTGAACTCTCCTTTACGTGAAGAACCTCGTAATCAACGTGCTGCTGTCATCCCCCTAAAGCAAGAATCATCTCTATTAGATTGGTTGCAAGCTAATGGTCGCTTAATTGCCCGTGACGTGCATGAGCCTGATTTCTCCGAGGAAGAAGAAGAAATTTCAGAGTTCCTTGGCGGAGAAGATGGAATTGATTACTTGGATGATGATGATGACGAAATCACCATAGACGAAGATTAG
- the mraY gene encoding phospho-N-acetylmuramoyl-pentapeptide-transferase, with translation MDAKLSPNQGLNISGIGLASSLAAGLSIVAVILDWLANRTPWQSTSLTLPLVLCAITSAVVGYFVIPVLQALKTGQIIREDGPQAHLKKAGTPTMGGIFFIPVAVVAACVLSNFSTDVLAVSALTLSYGLIGWIDDWQILRRKSNKGISPRMKLALQIGFAAAFCLWLMFNQPINITSIALPWVSFAIPLGFLFWPLAGFVLVAESNATNLTDGIDGLAGGTVAIALLALGAIVAPTAPGLMIFCAALSGSCLGFLAHNRNPARVFMGDTGSLALGGALASVALLTNSLVALFILSGIFFVETMSVMAQVTYYKATKGPDGKGKRLFKMAPLHHHLELSGWSELQVVGTFYAIAAILAALCLAITSGGA, from the coding sequence GTGGACGCTAAACTATCGCCTAATCAAGGATTAAACATTTCTGGAATTGGTCTAGCTTCTTCCTTAGCCGCCGGGTTAAGTATAGTAGCAGTAATTTTAGATTGGCTGGCAAACAGAACACCTTGGCAAAGTACATCTTTAACCTTGCCACTGGTACTGTGTGCTATCACATCAGCTGTGGTAGGTTACTTTGTCATACCTGTACTGCAAGCACTCAAAACAGGACAAATCATCCGCGAAGATGGCCCACAGGCACATCTGAAAAAAGCAGGTACACCCACAATGGGGGGAATATTCTTTATTCCCGTCGCTGTGGTGGCTGCTTGTGTATTATCTAACTTCTCTACAGATGTTCTGGCTGTCTCCGCCCTCACCCTCAGCTATGGGTTAATTGGTTGGATTGACGATTGGCAAATTCTCCGCCGCAAGTCAAACAAGGGTATATCCCCCCGGATGAAACTGGCTTTACAAATCGGTTTCGCGGCAGCCTTCTGTTTATGGTTAATGTTTAATCAACCTATTAATATTACGAGTATTGCTTTACCTTGGGTAAGCTTTGCTATACCTTTGGGTTTCTTATTCTGGCCTTTGGCTGGCTTTGTCCTGGTGGCAGAGAGTAATGCAACTAATTTAACTGACGGTATTGATGGCTTGGCTGGTGGAACTGTAGCGATCGCCTTACTCGCGTTAGGTGCTATAGTTGCTCCCACAGCACCCGGATTAATGATTTTCTGTGCAGCTTTAAGCGGTAGTTGTTTGGGTTTCTTAGCTCATAACCGCAACCCAGCTAGAGTATTTATGGGTGATACCGGTTCTCTTGCCTTGGGCGGTGCTTTAGCGTCTGTGGCTTTGTTAACTAACAGTTTGGTTGCCTTGTTTATCCTCAGTGGTATCTTCTTTGTGGAAACCATGTCTGTCATGGCACAGGTAACTTACTACAAAGCTACTAAAGGCCCCGATGGCAAAGGTAAGCGCCTGTTCAAAATGGCTCCCTTACACCACCACCTAGAATTATCAGGTTGGTCAGAATTGCAAGTAGTGGGTACATTCTACGCGATCGCTGCTATCTTAGCTGCTCTTTGTTTGGCGATCACTTCCGGTGGGGCGTAG
- a CDS encoding COG3650 family protein: MKTKISSIFLAGVTATLMLSNPSSANTASQSSNSNFLISQANNRGSEELIVNGTEPFWSVTISRKGIVYSTPESRQNFPYVAPVTASGRPADVVRVYRLRGSNNITSTLVIRKGSCSDGMSDTKYPYSAVYISGNKVLEGCARAK, from the coding sequence ATGAAGACAAAAATCTCGTCTATATTTTTAGCTGGAGTTACTGCAACTTTAATGCTCAGTAATCCTAGTAGCGCCAACACAGCCAGCCAATCTTCTAATAGTAATTTCTTAATTTCTCAAGCGAATAATAGAGGTAGTGAAGAATTAATTGTCAATGGTACAGAACCATTTTGGAGCGTAACAATTAGCCGCAAGGGAATAGTTTACTCCACCCCTGAGTCCCGTCAAAACTTTCCTTATGTTGCACCTGTAACAGCATCAGGACGACCAGCAGATGTAGTTAGGGTGTACCGTTTAAGAGGGAGTAATAACATAACCAGCACATTAGTAATCAGAAAAGGCTCCTGTAGTGATGGTATGTCAGATACTAAATACCCTTACTCAGCAGTCTATATTTCAGGCAATAAAGTTTTAGAAGGTTGTGCTAGGGCAAAATAA
- a CDS encoding DUF6761 family protein, which translates to MLQDTQTIRYYQRITDAFVELWNRGYRTEEMRMYLDGYLAALRHSNVIEPYLIHRLEEEASRYLYDASNFMKTEPQPDYH; encoded by the coding sequence ATGCTCCAAGACACACAAACAATCCGCTATTACCAACGAATCACCGATGCCTTCGTCGAGTTGTGGAATCGCGGTTATCGCACGGAAGAAATGCGGATGTATCTGGATGGTTATCTAGCCGCACTGCGGCACAGTAACGTTATTGAGCCTTATCTGATTCATCGTTTAGAGGAGGAAGCTAGCCGCTACTTGTACGATGCTTCAAACTTTATGAAGACAGAGCCACAGCCCGACTACCACTAA
- a CDS encoding response regulator transcription factor, whose translation MGSVCIEIVEGNPHLRSLLGWHLQQLEYRVHQAASIYQAREAFLSHQPTLVILDADLPDGDGIEFCRWLHRQQQPLILMLSARTNEADIVAGLKAGADDYLSKPFGMQEFLARVEALIRRNRTPSAPAYLDYGTLQIDLVQRRVRFQGEFIDLTPQEFSLLYVLAQAGGVPLSRSELLRRAWPDAIDNPRTIDTHVLSLRKKVELDPRQPSLIQTIRNVGYRFNMEILNANLPQTQVKLTKERFSNQRSTLSGQRV comes from the coding sequence GTGGGTTCGGTTTGTATTGAAATCGTTGAGGGGAATCCCCATCTGAGGTCGTTGCTGGGTTGGCACTTGCAACAATTGGAATATCGTGTCCATCAAGCTGCCAGCATATATCAAGCAAGAGAAGCCTTTTTGAGTCATCAGCCAACTCTAGTCATTCTAGATGCTGATTTACCGGATGGTGACGGTATTGAATTTTGCCGTTGGCTGCATCGTCAGCAACAGCCGTTAATTCTCATGTTATCTGCCCGTACAAATGAGGCGGATATCGTTGCTGGATTAAAAGCGGGGGCTGATGATTACTTGAGTAAACCTTTTGGGATGCAGGAGTTCTTGGCCAGAGTAGAAGCATTAATTCGCCGTAATCGTACACCTAGCGCACCTGCTTATCTAGATTATGGAACTTTGCAAATTGATCTAGTCCAGCGCCGTGTAAGATTCCAAGGAGAGTTTATTGACCTCACTCCACAGGAATTTAGTTTACTGTACGTTTTGGCGCAAGCTGGGGGTGTACCCTTAAGTCGGTCTGAATTGCTGCGTCGTGCTTGGCCTGATGCCATCGACAATCCGCGTACCATTGACACCCATGTCTTATCGTTACGCAAGAAAGTAGAGCTTGATCCTCGCCAGCCTAGCCTCATTCAAACTATCCGTAATGTTGGATATCGATTTAACATGGAAATTTTGAATGCTAATCTTCCCCAAACACAAGTAAAGTTAACAAAAGAGAGATTTAGCAATCAACGCTCAACGTTGAGTGGGCAGAGGGTGTAG
- a CDS encoding energy-coupling factor ABC transporter ATP-binding protein encodes MTPLLRLEQVNLYAKLKTQLQGYPILRDISFEVNLGDRTAIIGPSGAGKTSLLRLINRLAEPTSGKIFLENQEYHQIPVTQLRQVVTLVLQEPKLLGMTVQQALAYPLVLRGLSKETIHQRVSHWTEQLQIPNDWLGRTELQLSVGQKQLVAIARALVIQPKILMLDEPTSNLDIGIASHLIQALTQLTQTHQTTVVMVNSQLELAKMFCNRLLYLHQGCLLVNQTPAEIDWLDLQQRLMHAQNQANEEWN; translated from the coding sequence ATGACACCTCTATTACGGCTAGAACAAGTTAATCTGTATGCCAAGCTCAAAACCCAGCTTCAGGGATACCCCATATTACGGGATATCTCTTTTGAGGTTAATCTAGGCGATCGCACTGCCATTATCGGCCCCTCTGGGGCTGGTAAGACTTCCCTGCTACGTTTAATAAACCGTCTAGCTGAACCTACTAGCGGTAAAATTTTTTTAGAAAACCAAGAGTATCACCAAATCCCGGTAACTCAGTTACGCCAGGTGGTGACACTGGTATTACAGGAACCAAAACTGCTGGGGATGACAGTCCAGCAAGCGTTGGCTTATCCTTTAGTTTTGCGTGGTTTGTCCAAAGAAACAATTCACCAGCGAGTCAGTCATTGGACAGAACAACTGCAAATTCCTAATGATTGGTTGGGACGCACCGAATTACAACTTTCGGTAGGACAAAAACAGCTCGTAGCGATCGCTCGTGCTTTAGTCATTCAACCGAAAATTCTCATGTTGGATGAGCCAACCTCTAATTTAGATATTGGTATAGCCTCCCATCTCATCCAAGCCCTAACCCAGCTAACTCAAACTCATCAAACAACAGTTGTGATGGTCAACAGTCAGCTAGAACTAGCCAAGATGTTTTGTAATCGGCTTTTATATTTACACCAAGGATGTTTATTAGTAAATCAAACACCTGCTGAAATTGACTGGCTAGACTTGCAACAAAGGCTGATGCACGCCCAAAACCAAGCCAATGAGGAATGGAACTAA
- a CDS encoding DUF433 domain-containing protein gives MTNSPTLVEKYIEQRNQGYWIKGSRISLDSVVYAFLNGDSPESIVQNFPLLSLEKVYGA, from the coding sequence ATGACCAATTCACCTACCCTTGTCGAAAAATATATTGAACAACGAAATCAAGGTTATTGGATTAAGGGTAGCCGTATCTCTCTTGATTCAGTGGTTTATGCGTTTTTAAATGGCGACTCTCCTGAAAGTATTGTCCAAAACTTTCCTCTACTTTCTCTAGAAAAAGTTTATGGGGCGTAG
- a CDS encoding IS982 family transposase, with product MSTIVSRLDITQVFCDVDDFCKQWEQLWQVIPQLPSITGERRSRSRMSISEVMTIVIAFHGSGYRTFKEFYTLHVLPGWRGAFPNLVSYNRFVELMPWCLMLLCCFLHTRTGEITGISFIDSTPINVCHNCRAHAHKVFKGLVNWGKNSVGWHFGFKLHLIINDQGELLAFKLTSANVDDRKPVPEMTEDLIGKLFGDRGYVSQKLFEELYERGLELITKSKKNMKNRLVKLLDKILLRKRAVIESVNDHLKNICQIEHSRHRSPLNFLVNLMAGLAAYTYLPKKPSIDIYPKDLPALPPAIF from the coding sequence ATGTCTACTATTGTATCTCGCCTCGATATTACACAAGTATTCTGTGATGTAGATGATTTCTGTAAACAGTGGGAACAGTTATGGCAAGTGATCCCACAGCTACCATCGATAACAGGAGAACGTCGTAGTCGCTCAAGGATGAGCATATCGGAAGTGATGACAATAGTCATTGCCTTTCATGGTAGTGGATATCGAACATTTAAGGAATTTTATACATTGCACGTACTACCTGGTTGGCGTGGGGCATTTCCCAACTTGGTGAGCTACAACAGATTTGTAGAATTGATGCCGTGGTGCTTAATGCTGTTGTGCTGCTTTTTGCATACAAGGACAGGAGAAATTACGGGAATTAGTTTTATTGATTCAACGCCTATTAATGTGTGCCATAATTGCCGCGCCCATGCACATAAAGTATTTAAAGGATTAGTAAATTGGGGCAAAAACTCGGTCGGTTGGCACTTCGGATTCAAACTTCATTTGATAATTAATGACCAAGGTGAATTGTTGGCATTTAAATTAACTTCTGCCAACGTAGATGACCGCAAGCCAGTGCCAGAAATGACTGAGGATTTGATTGGCAAACTGTTTGGTGACCGAGGATATGTTTCACAAAAATTATTTGAAGAGTTATACGAACGAGGTTTAGAGCTAATTACTAAATCCAAGAAAAACATGAAAAATCGCTTGGTCAAGTTGCTTGATAAAATTTTGTTACGTAAACGAGCAGTCATTGAATCAGTGAATGACCATCTCAAAAATATTTGTCAAATAGAACACTCTCGACATCGTAGTCCACTTAACTTTTTGGTTAATTTAATGGCAGGCTTGGCAGCTTATACTTATTTGCCTAAAAAACCATCTATTGATATTTATCCAAAAGACTTGCCTGCTCTACCTCCTGCCATTTTTTAG
- a CDS encoding DUF4079 domain-containing protein: MHLPSFIWLWKIAAWSMGLSLMAYLLLSLTGFLMWRMRNSLSISGFLVSRSQLITLHLVMGISMVSLVLLLLAIGIVGTLGHFGSLGHSSHLWAGIIVVALVLLSAFSATQISAGKPWARSLHITLNIILFTGFAWVSLTGWSVVQKYLP, encoded by the coding sequence ATGCACCTACCTTCATTTATTTGGTTGTGGAAAATAGCGGCGTGGTCGATGGGGTTGTCGCTCATGGCTTATTTGCTGCTATCACTCACTGGCTTTTTGATGTGGCGGATGAGAAATTCTCTGTCTATTTCTGGTTTTTTAGTATCGCGTTCCCAACTGATCACCCTACACTTGGTCATGGGTATCAGCATGGTGAGTTTAGTCTTGCTGCTGTTGGCAATTGGGATTGTTGGCACTTTGGGACATTTTGGCTCTTTAGGTCATTCCTCGCATTTGTGGGCAGGAATCATTGTAGTCGCCTTGGTTCTGTTATCTGCTTTCAGCGCCACACAAATTAGTGCTGGAAAACCTTGGGCTAGGTCTTTACATATCACCTTGAATATAATTTTGTTTACAGGTTTTGCTTGGGTATCGCTCACTGGTTGGAGTGTAGTACAAAAGTATTTACCATGA
- a CDS encoding DUF1830 domain-containing protein: MAQILDPLPPEQSGKVLCCYVNATSKIQVARITNIPNWYFERVVFPGQRLVFEAPIEGQMEIHTGMMASAILSDTIPCDRLLMDEPSNSEFNTDSVVTDPISTKSISQTNNTKPLTVAHLASVE; the protein is encoded by the coding sequence ATGGCTCAAATATTAGACCCTCTACCACCTGAGCAATCGGGAAAAGTTCTCTGCTGCTACGTTAATGCCACGAGCAAAATCCAGGTCGCTCGCATCACCAATATTCCTAATTGGTACTTTGAAAGGGTGGTCTTTCCTGGACAACGCCTCGTGTTTGAAGCTCCCATTGAGGGGCAAATGGAAATCCATACAGGTATGATGGCAAGTGCAATTTTGTCAGATACCATTCCGTGCGATCGCCTGCTCATGGACGAGCCTAGCAACAGTGAATTTAATACAGATAGCGTAGTGACAGACCCTATTAGTACAAAATCAATTTCGCAAACAAATAATACAAAACCTTTAACAGTTGCTCATCTAGCATCCGTTGAATAA
- a CDS encoding photosystem II high light acclimation radical SAM protein: protein MEVKTPTMENRILYVRLPCNPIFPIGVVYLSDHVHKIFPHIEQRIFDLGTVPPLDYASALDSCIDEFKPTLLVFSWRDIQIYAPVGGRGGNPLQNAFEFYYAKNPLIKLRGALGGLRIFIAYYVELWRNLGLIKRGLKRAAKYHPQARAVVGGGAVSVFYEQLGKSLPNGTIISVGEGETLLEKFLGGKEFQDERCYVVGEAKPRQRLIHEQPTPLEKTACNYDYIESIWPEFNYYLQEEDFYIGVQTKRGCPHNCCYCVYTVVEGKQVRINPADEVVAEIRQLYNRGIRNFWFTDAQFIPARKFIDDAVELLQKIVDSGMTDIHWAAYIRADNLTPELCELMAKTGMNYFEIGITSGSQELVRKMRMGYNLRTVLQNCRDLKAAGFNDLVSVNYSFNVIDERPETIRQTIAYHRELEKIFGADKVEPAIFFIGLQPHTHLEEYALKEGILKPGYNPMSLMPWTAKKLLWNPEPLGSFFGEVCLQAWQQNPNDFGREVMNILEEKLGCADLEEALSAPIESKGKELVGV, encoded by the coding sequence ATGGAAGTTAAAACACCCACGATGGAAAATAGAATCCTCTATGTTCGCCTTCCTTGTAACCCCATCTTTCCTATTGGGGTTGTTTACCTGAGCGATCATGTCCATAAGATTTTTCCTCATATCGAACAACGTATTTTCGATTTAGGAACCGTCCCACCCTTAGATTACGCTTCCGCCTTAGATAGTTGTATAGACGAATTTAAACCCACATTATTGGTATTTTCTTGGCGGGATATTCAAATCTATGCTCCTGTTGGTGGGCGTGGCGGTAATCCTCTGCAAAATGCTTTTGAATTTTACTACGCCAAGAACCCGCTAATAAAATTACGTGGCGCTCTGGGTGGTTTACGCATCTTCATTGCCTACTATGTGGAGTTATGGCGTAACCTGGGACTGATTAAACGTGGTTTAAAACGTGCTGCCAAATATCATCCTCAAGCCCGTGCGGTTGTGGGTGGTGGTGCTGTTAGCGTATTTTACGAACAACTGGGTAAAAGCTTGCCTAATGGCACTATTATTTCCGTTGGTGAAGGCGAAACTTTACTTGAGAAATTTTTAGGTGGTAAAGAGTTCCAGGATGAACGCTGTTATGTTGTGGGAGAAGCGAAACCACGCCAGCGCCTTATTCACGAACAACCAACGCCACTGGAAAAAACTGCTTGTAACTACGACTATATCGAAAGCATCTGGCCGGAGTTTAACTACTACTTACAAGAAGAAGATTTTTACATCGGAGTGCAAACCAAGCGTGGTTGTCCTCACAACTGTTGTTACTGCGTCTATACCGTTGTGGAAGGTAAACAGGTACGCATTAACCCAGCCGATGAAGTCGTAGCGGAAATTCGCCAACTATATAATCGTGGGATTCGCAACTTCTGGTTTACCGATGCCCAGTTTATCCCCGCGCGGAAGTTTATTGATGATGCTGTCGAACTGTTACAAAAAATTGTCGATTCTGGCATGACAGATATTCATTGGGCAGCATACATCAGAGCCGACAACCTCACACCAGAATTATGTGAGTTGATGGCGAAAACTGGGATGAACTATTTTGAAATCGGCATCACCAGTGGTTCTCAAGAACTTGTCCGCAAAATGCGGATGGGTTACAACTTGCGGACTGTGTTGCAAAACTGTCGTGATTTAAAAGCGGCTGGTTTTAACGATTTGGTTTCCGTCAATTACTCCTTTAACGTCATTGACGAACGTCCCGAAACTATCCGCCAAACTATCGCCTACCACCGCGAACTAGAAAAAATCTTTGGTGCTGATAAAGTCGAACCTGCGATTTTCTTTATTGGGTTACAGCCACACACCCATCTAGAAGAATATGCTTTAAAAGAAGGTATCCTCAAACCAGGATACAATCCCATGAGTTTGATGCCGTGGACGGCTAAAAAACTTCTATGGAACCCTGAACCCCTTGGTTCCTTCTTTGGTGAAGTCTGCTTGCAAGCTTGGCAACAAAATCCCAATGACTTCGGACGGGAAGTGATGAACATCCTAGAGGAAAAACTGGGATGTGCTGATTTAGAAGAAGCACTATCCGCACCAATTGAGTCAAAAGGTAAAGAATTGGTGGGGGTTTGA
- a CDS encoding IS5 family transposase produces the protein MYRRAQKQEKAAENFELPFGGKLASDNRWVIMANMIPWSKFEAEYAEIFSARMGAPAKTFRMALGALIIKEKLGISDRETVEQIRENPYLQYFIGMSAYSNESAFDPSMLVHFRERIDIELVNKINQEIVRKMLENKQEVEVRAKKPEVEDSKSKPANRGKLILDASCAPADISYPTDLGLLNQARKQTETIIDTLYKSLLVRNINKPRTYRNKARKDYLAVAKKRKPTVKERRKAIRKQLQYINRNLTHIQQLINLGASLLKLSNSQYKMLLVVAEVYRQQLWLYENQKISIQDRIVSLNQPHIRPIIRGKAGRTVEFGAKFSASYYDGYVFLDHISWDNFNESGDLKSQVEAYKNYTGYYPESVHVDKIYRTRENRAWCQERGIRISGPPLGRPPQNVSPEKKKQAAYDERIRNCIEGKFGQGKRRFSLGRVMAKLPHTSFTAIAITFLVMNLSTLLLRLFCVFFCLFFKTESFFTSSIIETDISLNLKQQKLIFFLD, from the coding sequence ATGTATCGAAGAGCGCAAAAGCAAGAAAAAGCAGCAGAAAACTTTGAACTACCCTTTGGGGGAAAACTAGCGTCAGATAACCGATGGGTAATCATGGCGAACATGATACCTTGGTCAAAATTTGAAGCAGAGTACGCAGAAATATTTTCAGCAAGAATGGGAGCGCCAGCCAAAACATTTAGAATGGCGTTGGGAGCATTAATAATTAAAGAAAAATTAGGAATAAGTGACAGAGAGACAGTAGAACAAATTCGGGAGAACCCGTATCTGCAATACTTTATAGGAATGTCAGCATATAGTAATGAATCTGCATTTGACCCGTCAATGCTAGTTCATTTTAGAGAAAGGATAGATATAGAATTAGTCAATAAAATCAATCAAGAAATAGTCAGGAAGATGTTAGAAAATAAACAGGAGGTAGAAGTAAGAGCAAAAAAGCCAGAGGTCGAGGATTCAAAAAGTAAGCCAGCCAATAGAGGAAAATTAATATTAGATGCTAGTTGTGCGCCAGCAGACATAAGTTATCCGACAGATTTAGGATTATTAAATCAAGCCAGAAAGCAAACAGAAACAATCATAGATACATTATATAAGTCCTTATTAGTAAGAAATATCAACAAACCAAGAACCTACAGAAACAAAGCAAGAAAGGATTATTTAGCAGTAGCCAAGAAAAGAAAACCAACAGTTAAAGAAAGAAGGAAAGCTATCAGAAAGCAACTGCAATATATCAACAGAAATTTAACTCATATTCAGCAGCTAATAAATTTAGGTGCGTCACTATTAAAACTGAGCAACAGTCAATATAAGATGTTGCTAGTAGTAGCAGAAGTTTATCGTCAACAGTTATGGTTATATGAAAATCAAAAAATTAGTATACAAGACCGCATTGTCAGTTTAAACCAACCACACATTCGTCCGATTATCCGAGGTAAAGCCGGGAGAACAGTAGAGTTTGGGGCTAAGTTTTCAGCTAGTTACTATGATGGCTATGTATTTTTAGACCATATTAGTTGGGACAACTTTAACGAATCAGGAGACTTAAAATCACAAGTAGAAGCATACAAAAACTACACCGGATATTATCCTGAATCAGTTCATGTTGATAAGATTTATCGGACGAGGGAGAATCGAGCTTGGTGTCAAGAAAGGGGAATTAGAATTAGTGGCCCACCACTAGGTAGACCCCCCCAAAATGTCAGCCCTGAAAAGAAGAAACAAGCCGCTTATGACGAAAGGATTCGTAATTGTATTGAGGGCAAGTTTGGACAAGGTAAACGAAGATTTAGCCTTGGTAGAGTTATGGCTAAACTTCCTCATACTTCTTTCACCGCTATTGCCATAACTTTTTTAGTTATGAATCTTTCTACTCTGCTATTACGGCTTTTTTGTGTATTTTTTTGCCTATTTTTCAAAACTGAGTCTTTTTTTACTTCTTCTATTATCGAAACTGATATTTCATTAAACCTTAAACAACAAAAACTTATCTTTTTTCTGGACTGA
- a CDS encoding DUF2809 domain-containing protein yields MLQGFLLILPFFFSPYFSFLTLKLFILLSFALIQPALIITCLLEFLQLWQPPFLLWVRSSWAGRMVFGNVFSWVDFPYYFVGSGLGWLWLRLIIRGAKLR; encoded by the coding sequence TTGCTACAAGGATTTTTACTTATCTTACCCTTTTTCTTTTCACCTTATTTTTCTTTCCTGACCCTGAAACTCTTCATTCTGCTATCTTTCGCCCTTATTCAGCCAGCCCTAATTATCACTTGCTTATTAGAATTTCTGCAATTGTGGCAGCCACCCTTTCTGCTTTGGGTGCGTTCATCATGGGCGGGAAGGATGGTATTTGGTAATGTTTTTAGTTGGGTCGATTTCCCCTATTATTTCGTTGGTAGTGGCTTAGGATGGCTGTGGTTAAGGCTGATAATTCGT